In Wolbachia endosymbiont (group B) of Germaria angustata, the following are encoded in one genomic region:
- the rnc gene encoding ribonuclease III, whose amino-acid sequence MKVLNDIISKVINYKFTDHAILEEALTHPSVNKRNSEDQIVSYERLEFLGDSILNMVVSAMLFKMFPEEKEGALAKRKTDLVCGSTIANVAKEIELGNFIIMNNSERCNGGKCNLKNLENSLEALIGAIYIDGGLESVEKFIIRHWEKLAKDILDPPQDPKTSLQEWTQRNKLPLPKYELVKQTGPAHNPEFTISVCIESYDKVSACAPSKKIAEQKAAELILEKIKKTT is encoded by the coding sequence ATGAAAGTTTTGAACGATATAATATCTAAAGTTATTAATTATAAATTTACAGATCATGCAATATTAGAAGAGGCATTAACCCATCCAAGCGTAAATAAAAGGAATAGCGAAGACCAGATCGTAAGCTACGAAAGGCTAGAGTTTTTGGGCGATAGTATTTTGAACATGGTTGTATCTGCTATGCTGTTTAAAATGTTTCCTGAAGAAAAAGAAGGAGCATTGGCAAAAAGAAAAACGGATCTAGTTTGTGGCAGTACCATTGCTAATGTTGCTAAAGAAATAGAGTTAGGTAACTTTATCATCATGAATAATAGTGAACGTTGCAACGGAGGGAAATGTAACTTAAAAAATTTAGAAAATTCGCTTGAGGCACTAATAGGTGCAATTTATATTGACGGTGGACTTGAGAGTGTTGAAAAATTTATTATCCGACATTGGGAAAAGCTAGCTAAAGACATCCTCGATCCTCCTCAAGATCCTAAAACTTCACTGCAAGAATGGACTCAGAGAAATAAATTACCTTTACCAAAGTATGAGCTTGTAAAACAAACTGGACCAGCACACAATCCTGAATTTACTATATCAGTTTGCATAGAGAGTTATGACAAAGTTTCTGCATGCGCTCCTAGTAAGAAAATTGCTGAACAAAAAGCTGCTGAGTTGATCCTAGAAAAAATTAAAAAAACGACTTAG
- a CDS encoding quinone-dependent dihydroorotate dehydrogenase, whose translation MVKNKLKISKVFYKMILRNLLFLLPPEIAHSLVITALKKMPCKKPIELPKSLNVNFFGNKIRSPVGLAAGFDKNAEVVKPMLSFGFGFIEAGTVTKHPQYGNKKPRIFRLIKDEGIINRLGFNNKGVDYFLKQISKTKLGDCIFGINIGRNSTSKDQISDYVDLIKIVYGKSNYIVLNISSPNTPNLRDLHNKQELSKLLKSITLTRKSIDSSESIPIILKISPDIDQQTKENIAELTLEYKIDGLIVSNTTISRDSYYNESGGLSGRPLFQLSTELLSDMYKLTKSRILLIGCGGVSSGIDAYEKIKAGASLVQLYTALVYQGHQVVNKINLELAELVKRDGFSNITEAVGCIH comes from the coding sequence ATGGTAAAAAATAAACTAAAAATAAGCAAAGTGTTTTACAAAATGATATTACGTAATTTATTGTTTTTACTGCCGCCTGAAATCGCTCACTCCTTGGTAATAACGGCGTTAAAAAAGATGCCCTGTAAGAAACCTATAGAACTACCTAAGTCTTTAAATGTAAACTTTTTTGGTAATAAAATTAGGAGTCCTGTAGGTCTTGCTGCAGGTTTTGATAAAAATGCGGAAGTTGTAAAGCCGATGCTCTCATTTGGTTTTGGATTTATTGAGGCTGGTACTGTAACTAAACATCCCCAATATGGAAACAAAAAACCGAGAATTTTTCGATTAATTAAAGATGAAGGAATAATTAATAGATTGGGATTTAATAATAAAGGAGTAGACTATTTTCTTAAACAGATAAGTAAAACTAAACTTGGTGATTGTATTTTTGGTATAAATATAGGAAGAAACAGTACATCAAAGGACCAAATCAGCGATTATGTTGATTTAATAAAGATAGTATATGGAAAGAGCAATTATATAGTACTGAACATCTCATCCCCAAACACACCTAACTTGCGCGATTTGCACAATAAACAAGAATTATCCAAATTGTTGAAATCTATCACTCTAACCCGGAAATCAATCGATAGCTCTGAATCCATACCGATAATATTAAAAATTTCTCCAGATATAGATCAGCAAACAAAAGAAAATATCGCTGAGCTTACACTAGAATATAAAATTGACGGCTTAATAGTAAGCAACACTACGATAAGTCGAGATTCTTACTATAATGAGAGTGGTGGGTTGAGCGGCAGACCATTGTTTCAACTTTCAACCGAGTTATTGAGTGATATGTACAAGCTTACTAAGAGCAGGATTCTATTGATAGGATGTGGGGGAGTTTCAAGTGGTATTGACGCATATGAAAAAATAAAGGCAGGAGCCTCTTTAGTACAACTGTACACTGCTCTCGTATATCAGGGGCATCAAGTTGTGAACAAAATCAATCTGGAGCTTGCAGAATTGGTAAAAAGAGATGGATTTAGTAACATTACTGAAGCAGTGGGTTGTATACATTGA
- a CDS encoding DEAD/DEAH box helicase, whose product MSNFHEMGLPTLLRQALSKNNLCVPTPIQMQAIPLALQGKDILGSAQTGTGKTLAFAIPLVAKLLNEPSIGSALVIVPTRELAHQVTNEIRKLLSQNSVLRVALLIGGEPIFRQLNQLQKKPQIIIGTPGRIIDHIERKALITRNVSTLVLDETDRMFDMGFGIQIEGIMKYLPKIRQTLMFSATLPSDIVKLTEKYLNQPERVSVDCQATISAKIKQEIVYASESEKYGKLITQLCQRKGSIIIFVKTKRGADQLADKLHKDDYSALAIHGDLRQHKRERVINSFRRGRNQIMVATDVASRGLDIPCIQHVINYDVPQSQADYVHRIGRTARAGAEGFALSFVTPQDKRRLPALADKEGEPNFDCSMQSQKRNSKKIFKRPSTLKAKYGRKKINVFKKKSRVLEKAY is encoded by the coding sequence GTGAGTAATTTTCATGAAATGGGGCTTCCAACTTTGCTTAGGCAAGCTCTAAGTAAAAATAATCTTTGTGTTCCAACCCCGATTCAAATGCAAGCGATTCCTCTAGCTCTCCAGGGCAAAGATATTCTTGGATCTGCTCAAACGGGAACTGGAAAGACTTTGGCATTTGCTATTCCACTGGTTGCTAAATTGCTGAATGAGCCAAGCATTGGTTCAGCTTTAGTCATCGTGCCAACCAGAGAGCTTGCTCATCAGGTAACAAATGAGATAAGAAAACTCTTATCTCAAAATTCTGTACTAAGAGTCGCTTTGTTGATTGGAGGTGAGCCTATTTTTAGGCAGCTAAATCAGCTTCAGAAAAAACCACAAATCATAATAGGTACTCCTGGTCGTATTATAGATCATATTGAGCGTAAAGCTTTGATTACTCGCAATGTCAGCACTCTTGTACTTGATGAAACGGATCGTATGTTTGATATGGGCTTTGGAATTCAAATTGAAGGGATCATGAAATATCTGCCAAAAATACGTCAGACTCTTATGTTTTCTGCAACTCTTCCTAGTGATATAGTTAAACTTACTGAGAAGTACCTTAATCAGCCAGAGCGTGTTTCTGTTGATTGTCAGGCTACAATTTCTGCAAAAATTAAGCAAGAAATTGTTTATGCATCAGAATCAGAAAAATATGGAAAACTTATTACACAATTATGTCAGCGCAAAGGATCGATCATTATTTTTGTCAAAACAAAGCGAGGAGCGGATCAGCTAGCTGACAAATTGCACAAAGATGACTATAGCGCTTTGGCAATTCATGGTGATTTAAGGCAGCACAAGCGTGAAAGAGTCATTAATTCTTTTCGTCGTGGCCGCAATCAAATCATGGTTGCAACAGATGTTGCTTCTCGCGGCCTTGATATTCCGTGCATTCAACATGTTATCAATTATGATGTACCACAATCGCAAGCTGATTATGTTCATCGTATAGGTAGAACTGCACGTGCGGGAGCTGAAGGATTTGCATTATCTTTTGTTACACCTCAAGATAAGAGAAGACTGCCTGCACTAGCAGATAAAGAAGGAGAGCCAAATTTTGATTGTAGTATGCAATCTCAAAAACGTAACAGCAAAAAGATCTTTAAAAGGCCAAGTACGTTAAAGGCTAAATACGGTAGAAAAAAGATCAATGTATTTAAGAAGAAAAGCAGAGTACTAGAAAAAGCGTATTAA
- a CDS encoding AAA family ATPase, which yields MISKNLEASLNRALQIASDCKLKYAKVEHLLLALTKDVDVNYVLSRYNIRAGEIINIDNIILRNDNGNNTKGFLQDNSELTVNKVEPDVLFQRIVHKAMIRAHRLGRKEINGASILLEILSEQDLYIEELLRKQNAKDSNLIYNISNIKYSGDIEEYVTNRKIKLDKNNDISTVANKGELLKDEAVLQNYCRNLNDYARSKKIDYVIGRDYELNRTIEILLRRRKNNPLYVGEPGVGKTTIVEGLVLKIIEGSVPSVLRSSIIYALDLGSLLAGTRYRGDFEERIKSIIKVIEAKPGAILFIDEIHTIIGAGSTSGSFLDAGNLLKPALARGALRCIGATTYREYSNSFEKDKALARRFQKINVKESSINDTVKILDGIKHYYERYHGVYYTKHAIKSAAELSHKYITGRILPDKAVDVIDEAGAYCKLQKNRRKVINSRDIKSTIARITNVPCGFDDMQRVKSLKENLNRAIFGQEQAIEFLVNSIKIAKSGLRSYNKPLAKYLFAGPTGVGKTELAKQLAQNMGMNLIRFDMSEYMEPHTISRMIGSPPGYVGYDQGGLLTESVSNNQYSVVLLDEIEKAHSDIYNILLQIMDYGCVTDTYGRKVNFSNTILIMTTNAGAFERNKSSIGFGYKNFNISDSEKAMERVFSPEFRNRLDAVISFSDLDADVILHIVDKFIQELKKQLVQKGISCSVEEEVKSYLAQTGYSKEMGARPIERLIEKEIKSHLAEEILNRRLIKGKKLRIYIGKHGIAFDIV from the coding sequence ATGATTTCTAAAAATTTGGAGGCAAGTTTAAATAGAGCGTTACAGATTGCTTCTGATTGTAAGCTTAAATATGCAAAAGTGGAACATTTGTTGCTAGCATTAACCAAAGATGTGGATGTAAATTATGTTTTATCAAGATATAACATCAGAGCTGGTGAAATCATAAATATAGATAATATTATATTAAGGAATGATAATGGTAATAATACAAAAGGTTTTTTACAAGACAACTCCGAATTAACTGTCAACAAAGTTGAGCCTGATGTGCTATTTCAACGCATAGTACATAAAGCCATGATACGAGCTCATCGTCTGGGAAGAAAAGAAATAAATGGAGCAAGTATTCTATTAGAGATTCTGTCTGAGCAAGATTTATACATTGAAGAGCTATTACGCAAACAGAATGCAAAGGATTCTAATTTGATTTATAACATATCCAATATAAAATATTCAGGTGATATAGAAGAATATGTAACTAATCGCAAGATAAAACTTGATAAGAATAACGATATCTCTACTGTAGCAAATAAAGGTGAATTATTAAAAGATGAAGCAGTTCTGCAAAATTATTGTAGAAATTTAAATGATTATGCAAGAAGCAAAAAAATAGATTATGTCATTGGTCGTGATTATGAATTAAATCGCACTATAGAAATCTTGCTAAGACGCAGAAAAAATAACCCTTTATATGTCGGAGAACCAGGTGTTGGTAAAACAACAATAGTTGAAGGCTTGGTATTGAAAATTATTGAAGGTAGTGTTCCGAGTGTACTGAGATCGAGCATAATTTATGCTTTGGATTTAGGCTCACTTCTTGCAGGAACACGCTATAGAGGTGACTTCGAAGAGAGAATAAAATCTATAATAAAAGTAATTGAGGCAAAACCTGGCGCTATTCTTTTCATTGATGAAATACACACTATTATTGGAGCAGGTTCAACAAGTGGCAGCTTTCTTGATGCTGGTAATCTGCTCAAACCTGCACTTGCAAGAGGTGCGTTGCGTTGTATAGGTGCAACTACATATAGAGAATATAGCAATAGCTTTGAAAAGGATAAAGCATTAGCAAGGAGGTTTCAAAAAATTAATGTAAAAGAGTCTTCTATTAATGATACAGTAAAGATACTAGATGGTATAAAGCATTACTATGAAAGGTATCATGGAGTGTATTACACGAAACATGCCATTAAATCTGCAGCTGAACTTTCACACAAGTATATCACTGGGCGAATATTACCTGATAAAGCAGTTGATGTTATAGATGAAGCAGGGGCATATTGTAAGTTACAAAAAAACAGGCGAAAAGTTATAAACAGTAGAGACATTAAGAGTACTATCGCTAGGATTACAAACGTACCTTGCGGGTTTGATGATATGCAAAGAGTAAAATCTTTGAAAGAAAATCTCAATAGGGCCATTTTTGGTCAAGAGCAAGCGATAGAGTTTCTCGTTAATTCTATTAAAATTGCTAAATCTGGTCTGAGAAGTTACAATAAACCCTTGGCAAAGTATCTTTTTGCAGGGCCAACTGGTGTAGGTAAGACTGAGCTTGCGAAGCAGCTAGCACAAAATATGGGTATGAACCTTATTCGGTTTGATATGTCTGAGTATATGGAACCTCACACAATATCTAGAATGATTGGTTCCCCTCCTGGATATGTGGGTTACGACCAAGGTGGATTGCTTACAGAATCTGTATCTAATAATCAATATAGCGTAGTACTTCTTGATGAAATTGAGAAAGCTCATAGTGATATTTATAATATATTACTACAAATCATGGATTATGGGTGTGTTACAGACACTTACGGACGTAAGGTTAATTTTTCCAATACGATCTTAATTATGACAACCAATGCAGGGGCATTTGAACGTAACAAAAGTTCTATTGGCTTTGGGTATAAAAACTTCAACATCAGTGACAGCGAAAAAGCAATGGAACGGGTTTTTAGCCCTGAATTTCGTAATCGTCTTGATGCAGTCATTTCCTTTTCTGATTTGGATGCGGATGTCATTTTGCACATTGTGGATAAATTTATTCAGGAATTAAAAAAACAACTTGTGCAAAAGGGTATAAGCTGCTCAGTGGAAGAAGAAGTAAAGTCTTATCTTGCGCAAACAGGTTATAGCAAAGAAATGGGAGCACGCCCAATAGAGAGGCTGATTGAAAAAGAGATAAAAAGTCATTTGGCTGAAGAAATACTGAATCGTCGATTAATTAAAGGAAAGAAATTAAGGATTTATATTGGTAAACACGGAATTGCTTTTGATATAGTTTAA
- a CDS encoding molecular chaperone DnaJ produces the protein MASLTRNQYYSNQDLRNLFSRLGIKAEEVISQEFDDVLKLVERRFRRASLKCHPDKVVGEKEKKIAEEEFKKLSADKDRLEQYLNDLKAAGISITLQREVQEKQRRINEILLRREKAVNRACLFFILANVVLGPSPQVKYCLSQLANSGKVQNIAYKFYAFSIGVWPWLFIISFCSIIYAASKQRGSQEGNMDRFNRRFNLLIAADNYVICIAVAFAVCSLASEIAQNGWPVQYGTMLIVNLALDLLLIALLRTFTKASELYSEHCIQRLYEEDAEFSYKEKFSWYDYKLVLMPLILPIVKMYFEDLIQEKPQQHTTDPKVTPLNIGVGARV, from the coding sequence GTGGCAAGTTTAACCAGAAATCAATATTACAGTAATCAAGATTTACGGAATTTATTTTCAAGGCTGGGAATAAAAGCGGAAGAAGTAATAAGTCAGGAGTTTGATGATGTACTTAAGTTAGTTGAGCGGCGCTTTAGAAGAGCTTCATTAAAATGTCACCCTGATAAAGTAGTAGGAGAGAAAGAGAAAAAAATAGCTGAAGAAGAGTTTAAAAAACTTAGTGCAGATAAAGATAGGCTAGAGCAATATCTTAACGACTTAAAAGCAGCTGGCATATCTATAACATTACAGCGAGAAGTGCAGGAAAAACAAAGGAGAATCAATGAGATTCTATTGCGTAGAGAGAAAGCTGTGAATAGAGCATGTTTATTTTTTATATTAGCAAATGTGGTACTTGGTCCGTCGCCTCAAGTCAAATATTGCTTATCACAACTTGCTAACAGTGGCAAAGTGCAAAATATTGCTTATAAATTTTATGCATTCAGCATCGGAGTTTGGCCATGGTTATTTATTATATCCTTTTGTAGTATTATCTATGCAGCAAGTAAACAAAGAGGCTCACAAGAAGGAAATATGGATAGATTCAACCGAAGGTTTAATTTACTTATTGCTGCTGATAATTATGTGATATGTATTGCAGTAGCGTTTGCTGTGTGCAGTTTAGCATCGGAAATTGCACAAAATGGCTGGCCTGTTCAATATGGAACAATGCTGATAGTTAATTTGGCATTGGATTTATTATTGATTGCTTTACTTAGAACTTTTACGAAAGCTTCTGAATTATATAGTGAGCACTGCATCCAGCGTTTATACGAAGAAGATGCAGAATTTAGCTACAAGGAAAAGTTTTCATGGTATGACTATAAATTAGTGCTTATGCCGCTCATTCTTCCTATTGTTAAAATGTATTTTGAAGATTTAATTCAAGAAAAACCACAACAGCACACCACCGATCCTAAAGTTACACCTTTAAATATAGGTGTAGGAGCAAGAGTATAA
- the atpG gene encoding ATP synthase F1 subunit gamma: protein MKSLKELSLRIKNIKSVQKITKIMQMVSAAKLLQSQKKLSNSKLHISKLHSIISSLALSADQELLARILNINNEDSFLVFIIASDRGLCGSFNSSVVKFSQEHINKLIANDKKVDIVFFGKKAFETGKNRFNSKNILKVENSKGITLKRVEALVSDIDLSKYNKVKVFYSKFYNTFMQKPILETIKPWSKDSLLIDNSVVSPLTDYSYEYEPQNIEFILKSLTQDYVTAALYSALLESAASENSARMVAMESANRNTKEMLNKLALLYNRSRQAAITTDLIEVIGGAESL, encoded by the coding sequence ATGAAGAGCTTAAAGGAATTATCCTTAAGAATTAAAAATATTAAGTCTGTGCAGAAAATCACGAAAATAATGCAAATGGTTTCTGCAGCAAAGTTATTACAAAGCCAAAAGAAATTATCAAATTCAAAATTGCATATATCTAAGCTGCATAGCATTATTTCTTCACTAGCGCTATCAGCGGATCAAGAGTTACTAGCAAGAATTCTAAATATCAATAATGAAGATTCTTTCCTAGTATTTATTATTGCATCTGATCGTGGTTTATGTGGCAGCTTTAACTCCTCTGTTGTTAAATTCAGTCAGGAGCATATAAACAAATTAATTGCAAATGATAAGAAAGTAGACATTGTTTTTTTTGGTAAGAAAGCTTTTGAGACAGGCAAAAATAGATTTAATTCTAAAAATATCTTGAAGGTTGAAAATAGTAAGGGAATCACACTAAAGCGTGTGGAAGCCTTGGTTAGTGATATAGATCTAAGTAAATACAATAAAGTTAAGGTTTTTTACAGTAAATTCTATAATACCTTCATGCAAAAGCCAATATTAGAAACAATAAAACCATGGAGTAAAGACTCATTATTAATTGATAATTCTGTAGTTAGTCCTCTAACAGATTACAGCTATGAGTATGAACCACAAAATATTGAGTTTATTTTAAAATCTTTGACTCAAGATTATGTTACAGCTGCTCTTTATTCTGCTTTACTTGAAAGTGCAGCAAGTGAAAATAGTGCTAGGATGGTTGCTATGGAATCAGCAAACAGAAATACAAAAGAAATGCTAAATAAACTAGCATTACTTTATAATCGTTCTCGTCAAGCAGCAATTACAACTGATTTGATTGAAGTTATAGGTGGTGCAGAATCTTTATAG
- a CDS encoding cold-shock protein, translating to MEFGNIKWFNVEKGYGFIKPEGKGEDVFVHVSTLERSGIRPDALRGEDKKKGMKGERVSYELKEERGRNGEDKKSAINLRLED from the coding sequence ATGGAATTTGGTAATATAAAATGGTTTAATGTTGAAAAAGGCTATGGTTTCATCAAGCCAGAAGGTAAAGGTGAGGACGTTTTTGTACATGTTAGTACATTAGAACGTTCAGGAATAAGACCTGATGCACTTCGAGGAGAGGATAAAAAGAAAGGAATGAAAGGGGAAAGAGTAAGTTATGAGCTTAAAGAGGAGCGTGGTAGGAACGGGGAAGATAAAAAGTCTGCAATAAATTTAAGATTAGAAGATTAG
- a CDS encoding class I fructose-bisphosphate aldolase → MSEEVKKILSYYESENPGVKANLARILMHGKLSGIGKLVILPVDQGFEHGPIKSFEVNPDAYDPHYHFQLAVDSGVSAYAAPLGMIEAGASTYAGMLPLILKLNSANSLHSKNLTSDQAITASVKDALRLGCVAVGFTIYPGSAKCFDMMEEAREIIAEAKSCGLAVVLWSYPRGEGISKEGETAVDVIAYAAHIAALLGANIIKVKLPINYLEREKIETENIESLSKRIEYVKRSCFAGKRIVVFSGGESKSVNDICNEAKEIKQGGGNGSIIGRNTFQRKREDALSMLKDIMDIYA, encoded by the coding sequence ATGAGTGAAGAAGTAAAAAAAATCCTAAGTTATTACGAAAGTGAAAATCCTGGAGTAAAAGCAAATCTTGCTCGTATTCTTATGCATGGAAAACTTAGTGGAATTGGCAAGTTAGTAATTCTTCCTGTAGATCAAGGATTTGAGCATGGGCCAATAAAAAGTTTTGAAGTTAATCCTGATGCTTACGATCCGCATTATCATTTTCAGCTTGCAGTTGATTCGGGAGTAAGCGCATATGCTGCTCCGCTTGGTATGATCGAAGCTGGTGCTTCAACTTATGCTGGAATGCTACCACTTATTTTGAAGCTTAATAGTGCTAACTCCTTGCACTCGAAAAACTTAACTTCTGATCAAGCAATAACTGCTTCTGTAAAAGATGCGCTGCGTTTGGGTTGCGTAGCTGTTGGGTTTACTATATATCCTGGTTCTGCTAAGTGCTTCGATATGATGGAAGAAGCTCGCGAAATTATAGCTGAGGCTAAGTCTTGCGGCCTTGCCGTAGTGCTATGGTCTTATCCACGCGGTGAAGGAATTTCCAAAGAAGGCGAAACAGCAGTTGATGTTATTGCCTATGCTGCGCACATAGCAGCTTTACTTGGCGCTAATATAATCAAAGTAAAACTTCCAATTAACTATTTGGAAAGGGAGAAAATAGAAACAGAAAATATTGAGTCATTATCTAAAAGAATTGAATATGTTAAAAGATCTTGTTTTGCAGGGAAAAGAATAGTAGTTTTTTCTGGTGGCGAGTCGAAATCAGTGAATGACATATGCAATGAAGCGAAAGAAATTAAGCAAGGCGGTGGTAATGGTTCAATTATCGGGCGTAACACTTTTCAAAGAAAAAGAGAGGATGCTTTATCTATGCTAAAAGATATAATGGATATCTATGCATAA
- a CDS encoding TldD/PmbA family protein, translating to MNILNIAADITKLIKKQNQDAEVTIYETNKTSVSQRLSKIEQISQSKNCTVGIRAIAGKNKAAYISTNDLNNLSSAVSQVVEMAKNAQEDPYISFAVDGSNYISSADLNISDNNVVTIDKLKEITEAAENSALAHKNIINSEGASSSHTSVNTVLSTVSGFVGSFSKSTFVNQVSVVAGEKSEMKIGYDYDVACNFSDLKTPESIGKEAAKRAIDQLDSCTIRTGKFPVVFEKRAAKELVKSFASAINGSNIVNNSSFLRNSLNTQIFNTEISIIDDPLLPRGIVSRPFDGEGMMSRRNEFVKNGVLQNWILDLYSAKKLNLETTANATRTSNAAIIPSASNFYFKNGNRSFKELIEEVKEGIYVTDLFGFGINLINGDYSQGACGFFIENGKITDPIHEITVAGNLKDMFSNLVVANDLTFCGQFNSPTIKVSEMTVAGSLSD from the coding sequence ATGAATATATTAAATATTGCAGCAGATATCACTAAACTAATAAAAAAGCAGAATCAAGACGCAGAAGTTACAATATATGAAACTAATAAGACCTCGGTTTCTCAGCGTCTGTCAAAAATTGAACAAATATCACAATCTAAAAACTGTACTGTCGGAATTAGAGCTATAGCAGGTAAGAACAAAGCTGCGTATATTTCCACAAACGATTTGAATAATCTTAGTAGTGCAGTGAGCCAAGTGGTGGAAATGGCAAAGAATGCCCAGGAAGATCCTTATATTAGTTTTGCTGTAGATGGCAGTAATTATATCTCTTCTGCAGATTTAAATATCTCAGATAATAATGTTGTAACAATTGATAAATTAAAAGAAATTACTGAAGCTGCAGAAAATTCAGCTCTTGCACATAAAAATATTATTAATTCCGAAGGAGCTTCATCTTCACATACTTCAGTAAATACAGTATTATCAACCGTTTCTGGTTTTGTTGGTTCATTTAGTAAGTCAACTTTTGTTAATCAGGTTTCTGTTGTTGCTGGAGAAAAGAGTGAAATGAAAATAGGCTACGATTACGATGTAGCATGCAACTTCAGTGATTTAAAAACACCGGAGTCAATAGGGAAAGAAGCAGCAAAAAGAGCAATAGATCAATTGGATTCATGTACAATCAGGACAGGCAAATTTCCGGTTGTTTTTGAAAAAAGAGCAGCAAAAGAGCTAGTAAAGAGCTTTGCTTCTGCCATAAATGGTAGCAATATTGTAAATAATAGCTCTTTTTTGAGAAATAGTTTAAATACTCAAATTTTTAATACTGAGATTAGCATTATCGATGATCCATTGTTACCAAGAGGTATAGTATCAAGACCATTTGATGGGGAAGGAATGATGAGTAGGAGAAATGAATTTGTAAAAAATGGAGTACTACAAAACTGGATTTTAGATCTATATTCGGCTAAGAAATTAAACTTGGAAACGACCGCAAATGCAACTCGTACAAGTAATGCTGCAATTATTCCTTCAGCTAGTAACTTCTATTTCAAAAATGGTAATAGGTCATTTAAGGAATTAATTGAGGAAGTAAAAGAAGGAATATATGTAACTGATTTATTTGGTTTTGGTATTAATTTAATCAATGGCGACTATAGTCAAGGTGCATGCGGATTTTTTATAGAAAATGGTAAAATAACTGACCCAATACACGAAATTACTGTTGCTGGCAATTTGAAAGATATGTTTAGCAATTTGGTTGTTGCAAATGATCTAACTTTCTGTGGGCAATTTAATTCACCAACGATTAAAGTTAGTGAAATGACAGTAGCAGGTTCACTTAGTGATTAA